A single genomic interval of Aerosakkonema funiforme FACHB-1375 harbors:
- a CDS encoding clan AA aspartic protease, with the protein MISGIVTDRHATVTLTFLLYNGSTIPIEFVIDTGFTGHLCLPPEAVSLLRFPFIYDLPANLADNSQVLLPVHEAVVIWNGEEREVYVIATGRRPLLGTALLEAHELVVQFTEGGLVTIEEL; encoded by the coding sequence GTGATTTCTGGTATCGTGACTGATAGACACGCAACCGTAACGTTGACGTTTTTGCTCTACAATGGCTCAACTATACCGATTGAATTTGTCATCGATACAGGATTTACTGGACATCTTTGTTTGCCCCCAGAAGCAGTTTCATTATTGAGGTTCCCTTTCATATACGATCTCCCGGCAAACTTAGCAGACAATAGCCAGGTTTTATTGCCAGTCCATGAAGCAGTTGTTATCTGGAATGGGGAAGAGAGGGAAGTTTATGTAATTGCTACAGGAAGGCGACCATTACTGGGAACAGCCTTGCTGGAGGCACATGAACTTGTAGTGCAGTTTACTGAGGGCGGGTTAGTGACAATTGAAGAGTTGTAA
- a CDS encoding type II toxin-antitoxin system RelE/ParE family toxin, translating into MRTLVLTSSFKRGFKSLIRQQPEMEEKIAARLELLVNDPFHPSLKTHKLKGKLSGAWACTVEYDCRIVFNFKKYSDSDVEEILLIDIGSHDEVY; encoded by the coding sequence ATGAGAACTCTTGTCTTAACGTCTTCTTTCAAACGAGGTTTCAAATCGTTAATTCGCCAACAACCTGAAATGGAGGAAAAAATAGCTGCGCGATTAGAACTATTAGTAAACGATCCATTTCATCCGTCACTTAAGACTCATAAGCTGAAAGGTAAGCTATCTGGTGCATGGGCTTGTACTGTAGAGTACGACTGTCGAATAGTATTCAATTTCAAGAAATATTCAGATTCAGATGTTGAAGAAATCCTTTTAATTGATATTGGTAGCCATGACGAAGTTTATTGA
- a CDS encoding clan AA aspartic protease translates to MISGIVTDRHATVTLTFIVPNGSTIPIEFVIDTGFTGHLCLPPEAVSLLRFPFIYDLPANLADNSEVLLPVHEAVVIWNGEEREVRVLATGRRPLLGTALLEEHELVVQFTEGGLVTIEEL, encoded by the coding sequence GTGATTTCTGGCATCGTGACTGATAGACACGCAACCGTCACATTGACATTTATCGTCCCCAACGGCTCAACTATACCGATCGAATTTGTCATCGATACAGGATTTACTGGACATCTTTGCTTGCCCCCAGAAGCGGTTTCATTATTGAGGTTCCCTTTCATATACGATCTCCCCGCAAACTTAGCAGACAACAGCGAGGTTTTATTGCCAGTCCATGAAGCAGTTGTGATATGGAATGGAGAAGAAAGAGAAGTTCGGGTACTTGCGACAGGGCGAAGACCTTTACTGGGAACTGCGTTGCTAGAGGAACATGAACTTGTAGTACAGTTCACTGAAGGCGGTCTGGTAACAATTGAAGAGTTGTAA
- a CDS encoding XisH family protein gives MSAKDIFHNTVRSALEKDGWTITNEPLFLQPSQEVTMKVDLGAQKLLSAEKGNQKIAVEVKSFIGLSAISEFHTAVGQFLNYQVALDKLEPERILYLAIPTDIYQDFFNDSFVQEVIQRYQIKLLVFHVRKQEIVLWKN, from the coding sequence ATGTCCGCTAAAGATATCTTTCACAATACAGTGCGATCGGCTTTGGAGAAAGATGGATGGACAATTACCAATGAGCCACTTTTTTTACAACCCAGTCAGGAAGTTACAATGAAGGTGGATTTGGGAGCGCAAAAGTTATTGTCGGCAGAAAAGGGGAATCAAAAAATAGCTGTAGAAGTAAAAAGTTTTATTGGTCTATCGGCAATCTCGGAATTTCATACGGCTGTCGGTCAATTTCTGAACTATCAGGTAGCGCTAGATAAACTGGAACCAGAACGGATACTATATTTAGCTATACCAACAGATATTTATCAAGATTTTTTTAATGATTCATTTGTGCAAGAAGTGATTCAACGATATCAAATTAAGTTGCTGGTCTTTCATGTTCGGAAACAGGAGATAGTGCTATGGAAAAATTAG
- a CDS encoding XisI protein, whose translation MEKLDYRQLVKKVIEKHASEQSKADANKAYIVFDTERDRYLLLYVGWRDEERQHGCPIHVDIQDGKIWIQRDFTEEGIANELAEMGVPKTDIVLGFRSPYVRQFTEFAVR comes from the coding sequence ATGGAAAAATTAGATTATCGTCAATTAGTTAAAAAAGTCATAGAGAAACACGCAAGCGAGCAATCGAAAGCAGATGCAAATAAGGCTTACATTGTTTTTGATACGGAACGCGATCGCTATTTGTTACTTTATGTGGGATGGCGAGATGAAGAACGACAGCATGGGTGTCCAATTCATGTCGATATTCAAGATGGCAAAATTTGGATTCAGCGAGATTTTACGGAAGAAGGAATTGCTAATGAATTGGCAGAAATGGGTGTCCCAAAAACAGATATTGTCTTGGGATTTCGCTCGCCTTATGTTCGACAATTCACGGAGTTTGCTGTGAGGTAA
- a CDS encoding RICIN domain-containing protein — MKSVCIGTKLAILLSCFTIGTLGITSDANSQALRRISLETFHGKCIHVKGSSSQEWRQDRQPLWTWDCQNTDEFLFSLIPARNGYYKLRTFHGKCIHVKGSSSEEWTQDRQPLWTWSCQDTDEFLFKFEPAGSGYYKMKTFHGKCIHVQGSNSDDWQRNRQPLLTWNCQDTDEFLFRLVQK; from the coding sequence ATGAAATCAGTTTGTATTGGCACAAAGCTGGCTATTTTACTTAGCTGCTTTACAATCGGTACTTTAGGCATCACTTCTGATGCTAACAGTCAAGCCTTAAGACGTATAAGTTTAGAAACTTTTCACGGAAAATGTATTCATGTGAAAGGTAGTAGCTCACAGGAGTGGAGGCAAGACAGACAGCCTTTATGGACATGGGATTGCCAAAATACAGATGAGTTCCTATTCTCGCTTATACCCGCTCGGAATGGCTACTACAAATTGAGAACTTTCCACGGAAAATGTATTCATGTGAAAGGTAGCAGTTCAGAGGAGTGGACACAAGACAGACAGCCTTTATGGACGTGGAGTTGCCAAGATACAGATGAGTTCCTCTTTAAGTTTGAACCAGCTGGTTCTGGATATTACAAAATGAAAACTTTTCATGGAAAATGTATTCATGTGCAAGGTAGTAACTCCGATGATTGGCAAAGAAATAGACAGCCCCTATTGACATGGAATTGCCAAGATACAGATGAGTTCTTATTTAGATTGGTTCAGAAGTAA
- a CDS encoding NB-ARC domain-containing protein, which yields MNLKEVLKMADDLVFAKTGQHLDDLQEAILRGTMQGEKYTKIAEESHCNESYVRDVGSKLWQILSEELGEDIHKSNFRSAMKRYQVSNSSNFAQDVVAIGNFNLCAEARHPPDIPNSYTHNQETANSKQTKASHHDLSEMPDLGAFYDRTLELDTLKTWILQQRSRLIALTGICGIGKTALAAQLVQQIKDEFEYVIWCSLDASPTLAEFEAKLIDFFSQSEKQDSPATNQKLLPLIKYLQKHRCLVVLDNIHNLFIRGELAGKYKLGYEEYRSFFKQIETLSHQTCLMLIGWEQPREFPQVKSQNNFIRTLQLKGLDIAAGREILREYGLEECEALIHRYQGNPLWLKSVANLMQELGGCVTELLPNDTILLPEDLKDVLEQQLSRLSEIEKQFLSLLAKESDGVTLAKLLENGSIPPSDLLNALQSLSRRCLIEQQGSFYTLPPVLRQYINGFN from the coding sequence ATGAATCTTAAGGAAGTGTTGAAAATGGCTGACGATCTGGTGTTTGCCAAAACGGGTCAGCATCTTGATGACTTGCAAGAGGCAATTCTACGGGGAACTATGCAAGGTGAGAAATACACGAAAATTGCCGAGGAGAGTCACTGTAATGAGAGTTATGTCAGGGATGTTGGCTCAAAGTTATGGCAAATACTTTCAGAAGAATTAGGGGAAGATATTCATAAATCGAATTTTCGATCGGCAATGAAGAGGTATCAAGTCTCTAATTCTTCAAACTTTGCACAAGACGTTGTAGCCATAGGTAATTTTAACCTCTGTGCAGAAGCTAGACACCCGCCAGATATACCAAACTCATACACACATAATCAGGAAACAGCTAACTCGAAACAAACTAAAGCATCGCATCACGATTTAAGCGAAATGCCGGATTTGGGTGCTTTTTACGATCGCACTCTCGAACTCGACACCCTCAAAACCTGGATTTTGCAACAACGCAGTCGTTTAATCGCACTTACTGGTATCTGCGGTATCGGCAAAACTGCATTAGCAGCGCAACTCGTTCAACAGATAAAAGATGAATTTGAGTATGTAATTTGGTGCAGTCTCGACGCATCGCCTACTTTAGCTGAATTTGAAGCTAAATTGATAGATTTTTTCTCCCAGTCAGAAAAGCAAGATTCACCTGCAACTAACCAGAAGTTATTACCGCTAATTAAGTATTTGCAAAAGCATCGTTGTTTAGTAGTATTAGATAATATTCATAACCTTTTTATTCGCGGTGAATTAGCAGGCAAATATAAACTTGGATACGAAGAATATCGCTCTTTTTTCAAACAGATAGAAACATTATCTCATCAAACTTGCTTGATGTTAATAGGTTGGGAACAACCGCGAGAATTTCCTCAAGTTAAAAGCCAAAATAATTTTATTCGTACTTTACAACTCAAAGGTTTAGATATCGCAGCAGGACGGGAAATACTGAGAGAATATGGTTTAGAAGAATGCGAAGCACTGATTCACCGCTACCAAGGCAATCCGTTGTGGTTAAAAAGCGTCGCCAATTTGATGCAAGAGTTGGGGGGATGCGTAACTGAGTTATTACCAAATGATACTATATTGTTGCCCGAAGATTTGAAAGATGTTTTAGAGCAGCAGTTGAGCCGCCTATCGGAAATCGAAAAACAATTTCTTTCTTTGTTGGCGAAAGAAAGCGATGGAGTGACCTTGGCAAAATTGTTAGAAAATGGCAGCATTCCACCGTCAGATTTATTAAACGCACTGCAATCTTTATCGCGGCGCTGTTTGATAGAACAACAAGGAAGTTTTTATACTCTACCACCTGTGCTGAGGCAGTATATCAATGGTTTCAACTAA
- a CDS encoding Panacea domain-containing protein — protein sequence MTTIAPVTTLSKLVDYFIWFANDVGSYLSNQKLQKLLYYAQAWYLAFEDKPLFEEDFEAWVHGPTIPALFYEYKEQFGFKPILKEVEKPEFPEDVQKFLDDLFDDYFFRDAYELELMVRREDPWIKARGGLPKDEPSHVIITKELMRDFYKNRVIEEEE from the coding sequence ATGACAACAATAGCTCCAGTAACAACACTCTCCAAACTTGTTGATTACTTCATCTGGTTTGCTAATGACGTAGGCTCCTATCTCAGCAACCAAAAGCTACAAAAACTCTTGTACTATGCCCAAGCATGGTATCTGGCATTTGAAGATAAACCCCTTTTTGAGGAGGATTTTGAAGCTTGGGTGCATGGGCCGACTATCCCGGCTTTATTTTACGAATACAAAGAACAATTTGGTTTTAAACCAATTCTGAAAGAAGTGGAAAAACCAGAGTTTCCAGAAGATGTACAAAAGTTTTTAGACGACTTGTTTGACGATTATTTCTTTCGAGACGCTTATGAGTTAGAATTGATGGTGCGTCGCGAAGATCCTTGGATTAAGGCTAGAGGTGGGTTGCCAAAAGATGAACCTTCTCATGTTATTATTACTAAGGAATTAATGAGAGATTTTTACAAAAACCGTGTCATCGAAGAAGAAGAATAA
- a CDS encoding DUF29 domain-containing protein: protein MHGSPTNPKTAISTPKLYETDFYSWTQEQALLLRNQQWHQLDLLNLIEEIESLGRKERQELRNRLSVLIAHLLKWEYQAQRRSRSWLATIRVQRRDTLRLLKDNPSLKPYLEEILPEAYEDGRDLAMGETDLPKSTFPSECAYTLIEILDEQFYPGEPSELDE, encoded by the coding sequence ATGCACGGTTCACCAACTAATCCAAAAACAGCAATATCTACACCCAAACTATACGAAACCGATTTCTATAGTTGGACGCAAGAACAAGCATTGCTACTTCGCAATCAGCAATGGCATCAACTAGATTTGTTAAATTTAATCGAGGAGATTGAATCTTTGGGTAGAAAAGAACGGCAAGAACTGCGAAATCGCTTGAGCGTATTAATTGCACATTTGCTGAAATGGGAGTACCAAGCACAACGCCGCAGTCGCAGTTGGCTGGCAACAATTCGGGTGCAACGTCGCGATACGTTACGGTTATTAAAAGATAACCCCAGCTTAAAGCCTTACCTGGAAGAAATATTGCCGGAAGCTTATGAGGATGGCAGAGATTTAGCAATGGGAGAAACTGACTTACCAAAGTCAACTTTTCCGTCCGAGTGTGCGTATACTTTAATTGAGATTCTGGATGAGCAATTTTACCCTGGCGAACCGAGTGAGTTAGATGAATAA
- a CDS encoding tetratricopeptide repeat protein, whose protein sequence is MSDSPSLRDRYFSLIDEIVQTTLKGKIRSKQQVYQMLAQGVSAGTGEIFEQALSDRISATQSEIDNNKDELKQAKATRSLRAMQTIQAEWERYQRENRVSSVIAAATNAIANAETNNRLQALLQAIDPNQAQALNLDQIQQLAKALLQQAQTISEPDTTRELQQLSEGLTEGLQSWQRLQEHLVSWIYDQSRPMLGFEGAPEQRGPWALWASQVNSPFPKALFQTLALNHSITELAAKQHLELNEFVQLAVILQCLQRGLVNWFDKLIYDPKVGAKLSISTFLTFAVIWSLLANGFQSNSRDRLTNGCFQITLQILRAFAQQKYFPLYGGIFASFSGDFLRSALNYLDEPLRRVEGTQEKARILTLIGYSIAAVGQYQQAHNFHQQALEIARTAADVPCEIANLNHISRICVAQKNYTEAINYSQRALILSRQTGERIGEANALANLGYSEVLQAQQLERVEPEVYEMAINYLQQGLQLSERLGDSYGTESVLQQSKALCGSSLGIAYIILSQPQAAIPYLETGWQAAQMSGDLYLQGLNLSYLAEANYNLQQIEKAILMGSLGMYLLEQINSPQWRQAAGLMTILRGQIGTEAFENALKQYRAQIIPIIGVDGYDYIPQLLVKYQNG, encoded by the coding sequence ATGTCAGACTCACCATCTTTACGAGATCGCTACTTTTCCCTGATCGATGAAATTGTGCAAACTACCCTCAAGGGCAAAATTCGATCGAAACAGCAGGTTTATCAAATGCTGGCGCAAGGTGTCAGTGCGGGTACGGGGGAAATTTTCGAGCAAGCTTTGAGCGATCGCATCAGCGCCACCCAATCGGAAATCGACAATAATAAGGATGAACTCAAGCAAGCCAAAGCAACCCGCAGCTTGAGAGCGATGCAAACTATTCAGGCAGAATGGGAACGATATCAGAGGGAAAATCGAGTTTCCAGTGTGATTGCAGCAGCTACGAATGCGATCGCCAACGCGGAAACTAACAACAGATTGCAAGCTTTGTTGCAGGCGATCGACCCCAATCAAGCTCAGGCGTTAAACTTAGACCAAATCCAGCAGTTAGCAAAAGCTCTGTTACAACAAGCTCAAACAATTTCTGAACCCGATACAACGCGAGAACTTCAACAATTATCAGAAGGCTTAACAGAAGGTTTGCAATCTTGGCAAAGATTGCAAGAACATCTTGTTAGTTGGATTTATGACCAAAGTCGTCCAATGCTGGGATTTGAAGGCGCACCGGAACAGCGTGGGCCTTGGGCGCTATGGGCTTCTCAAGTAAATAGTCCGTTTCCCAAAGCGCTATTTCAAACTTTAGCACTTAATCATTCTATTACAGAATTGGCAGCAAAGCAACACCTAGAATTAAATGAATTTGTCCAACTTGCTGTGATTTTACAGTGCTTGCAAAGAGGATTAGTAAATTGGTTTGACAAATTAATTTACGATCCTAAAGTTGGAGCAAAACTGTCGATTTCCACATTCTTGACTTTTGCCGTAATTTGGTCGCTGTTAGCTAATGGTTTTCAATCAAATTCTCGCGATCGCCTAACTAACGGCTGTTTTCAAATCACCCTACAAATTCTCCGCGCTTTCGCTCAACAAAAATACTTTCCCCTTTACGGCGGTATCTTTGCTTCCTTCAGCGGCGACTTTCTTCGCTCTGCCCTCAATTACCTGGACGAACCGCTGCGAAGAGTTGAAGGCACTCAAGAAAAAGCTCGTATTTTAACATTAATTGGCTATTCAATAGCTGCCGTCGGACAATATCAACAAGCGCATAATTTTCATCAACAAGCTTTAGAAATAGCCCGCACTGCGGCAGATGTTCCTTGTGAAATTGCCAATCTCAATCACATCAGCCGCATCTGCGTTGCTCAGAAAAATTATACAGAAGCCATCAATTACAGTCAACGGGCATTAATATTAAGTCGTCAAACGGGAGAGCGGATTGGAGAAGCCAACGCCTTAGCAAATTTGGGTTACAGCGAAGTGCTGCAAGCGCAACAATTGGAAAGGGTAGAACCGGAAGTTTACGAAATGGCTATTAATTATCTGCAACAAGGATTGCAGTTATCGGAACGATTGGGAGATAGCTACGGAACAGAATCTGTGTTGCAGCAAAGTAAGGCTCTTTGTGGCAGCAGTCTCGGCATTGCCTATATTATTTTATCTCAACCGCAAGCGGCCATTCCCTATTTAGAAACTGGATGGCAAGCTGCCCAAATGTCGGGAGATTTGTATCTTCAGGGGTTAAATTTAAGTTATTTGGCTGAAGCTAATTACAATTTACAACAAATAGAAAAAGCGATCTTGATGGGTAGTTTAGGGATGTATCTTTTGGAACAGATAAATTCTCCGCAGTGGCGTCAAGCGGCTGGATTAATGACGATTTTGCGAGGACAGATAGGAACGGAAGCTTTTGAGAATGCACTGAAGCAATATCGCGCTCAGATTATTCCCATCATTGGGGTAGATGGGTACGATTACATTCCGCAATTGCTGGTAAAATATCAGAATGGGTAA
- a CDS encoding FkbM family methyltransferase, translating to MTNDHLADAIASFQQAINLNPHNAEAYNNLGNALADEGNLAEAIASYQQAVTLNPKYIEAHYNLANLYNIIDKLEEAIASYQQVISLNPDDANAHYNLGVALGKQGKLEEAIASYQKAIVLNPKDAEAYNNLGNALQEQGNLEEAIASYQKAINLNPNYAEAYNNLGYAFQEQEKLEEAISYYQKALTLNPNNAEVHNNLGNAFEEQGKLEDAIAYYQQALALNPNYPNAYNNLGKVFIIQGKIAEAQILLRQALTLKPNFPEAHENLGVTLLYTGDFKNGFAETEWRWQIKEFIRLHLPQSLLWDGSDLQGRKILLVCEQGFGDGIQFIRYAPLVAQRGGRVIVMCYESQRRLFNTVAGIEQLVTMGTQVEFDVHAPFMSLPHILGTTLETIPAQIPYLLPPQPYPFTLEVPPGMLLKVGIVWAGNAANKNDRYRSCSLSNFLSILNIPQIAFYSLQKGAKTAELSELGIGEKVQDLSEKFHDFADTAAAVAQLDLVISVDTSVAHLAGALGKPLWLVLAKVPDWRWMLDREDTPWYPTMRLFRQLRSGDWAEVFERVAVALENAIAKSQSSAITDKLTQDKLTQTISYEEKTLLPVDGFNRLKKCRHGVFLYNINDTYIGRSLDLYGEYCEGEIVLFKQFVQPGNLVLDIGANIGVHTVFFAEAVGAQGTVMAFEPQRIIFQNLCANLALNSITNTYCYNVALGDAIGSVKVPVLDYNRANNFGGIELGSHIEGELVQVITVDSLNLPYCRLIKLDVEGMELQVLQGAVNTINRLKPILYVENDRLEKALSLLSYLHSLGYKMYWHITPLYNPNNYFQNAENIFGDIVSMNILCLHSSSSLTVSGLQPVEIPN from the coding sequence ATGACCAATGACCACTTAGCTGATGCGATCGCATCCTTCCAGCAGGCGATAAACTTAAATCCCCATAATGCCGAAGCTTACAATAATTTGGGTAATGCACTGGCAGATGAAGGTAATTTAGCAGAAGCGATCGCATCTTACCAGCAAGCTGTAACCTTAAACCCCAAATATATCGAAGCGCACTACAATCTGGCAAATCTTTATAATATTATCGATAAGTTAGAAGAGGCGATCGCATCTTATCAGCAGGTGATTTCCTTAAATCCCGACGATGCAAACGCGCACTACAACTTAGGCGTTGCGCTTGGGAAACAAGGGAAGTTAGAAGAGGCGATCGCATCTTACCAAAAAGCGATTGTCTTAAATCCGAAAGATGCCGAAGCGTATAACAATCTGGGTAACGCGCTTCAGGAACAGGGAAATTTAGAAGAGGCGATCGCATCTTACCAAAAAGCTATTAACTTAAATCCCAATTACGCCGAAGCATACAATAATTTGGGTTATGCTTTCCAAGAACAGGAAAAATTAGAAGAGGCGATTTCTTACTACCAAAAAGCGCTTACCTTAAATCCCAACAATGCTGAAGTACACAACAACCTGGGTAACGCATTTGAGGAACAAGGAAAATTAGAAGACGCGATCGCATATTACCAGCAAGCACTTGCCCTCAATCCCAACTATCCAAATGCCTACAACAACCTGGGCAAAGTATTTATAATTCAGGGTAAGATAGCAGAAGCTCAAATCCTCCTGCGTCAAGCTTTAACTCTTAAGCCCAACTTTCCAGAAGCTCATGAAAACTTGGGTGTAACTTTACTATATACTGGCGACTTCAAAAACGGATTTGCCGAAACAGAGTGGCGCTGGCAAATAAAAGAATTCATCCGCCTCCATTTACCCCAATCCCTCCTCTGGGATGGATCTGATTTGCAAGGACGAAAAATTTTGCTTGTTTGCGAACAAGGATTTGGTGACGGTATTCAGTTTATCCGCTACGCTCCCCTTGTGGCACAACGCGGCGGGCGTGTCATTGTCATGTGTTACGAATCGCAGCGACGATTGTTTAACACCGTCGCTGGTATCGAACAGTTAGTAACTATGGGGACGCAAGTTGAGTTTGACGTTCATGCCCCGTTTATGAGTTTACCCCATATTTTGGGTACTACTTTAGAAACAATTCCCGCCCAAATTCCCTACCTTTTACCTCCTCAACCATATCCTTTTACACTCGAAGTACCGCCCGGAATGCTACTAAAAGTAGGAATAGTTTGGGCAGGGAATGCCGCTAATAAAAACGATCGCTACCGTTCTTGTTCATTGAGCAATTTCTTATCTATATTAAATATTCCACAAATTGCCTTTTACAGTTTGCAAAAAGGTGCAAAAACTGCCGAATTGTCCGAATTAGGCATAGGGGAAAAAGTACAGGATTTAAGCGAAAAATTCCATGATTTTGCAGATACCGCCGCTGCTGTAGCGCAACTAGATCTGGTTATCAGTGTAGATACGTCGGTAGCGCATTTGGCAGGAGCGTTGGGAAAACCATTATGGCTGGTGCTGGCAAAAGTACCTGACTGGCGATGGATGCTCGATCGCGAAGATACCCCCTGGTATCCCACTATGCGCCTGTTCCGCCAGTTGCGATCGGGAGATTGGGCAGAAGTATTTGAACGAGTAGCTGTGGCGTTAGAAAACGCGATCGCAAAATCCCAGTCAAGTGCAATTACCGACAAACTCACTCAAGACAAACTCACACAGACAATTAGCTACGAGGAAAAAACTCTACTTCCTGTCGATGGTTTCAACCGTTTAAAGAAATGCCGTCACGGCGTTTTTCTTTACAACATAAATGATACCTATATTGGCAGGTCTCTAGACCTCTATGGCGAGTACTGCGAAGGTGAAATCGTTCTATTTAAACAATTCGTACAGCCCGGAAATTTGGTATTAGATATAGGGGCAAATATTGGGGTTCATACTGTATTTTTTGCCGAAGCTGTTGGGGCGCAGGGAACAGTGATGGCTTTTGAACCGCAACGCATTATTTTTCAAAATCTCTGCGCCAACTTAGCGCTTAATAGCATAACTAATACTTACTGTTACAATGTCGCTCTTGGCGATGCGATCGGCTCCGTCAAAGTGCCTGTACTCGATTATAACAGAGCGAATAATTTTGGCGGTATAGAGCTTGGCAGTCATATTGAAGGCGAGTTAGTTCAGGTGATAACTGTAGACAGCTTAAACTTGCCCTACTGTCGCCTGATTAAGTTAGACGTTGAAGGGATGGAATTGCAAGTTTTGCAAGGAGCGGTCAACACTATTAATAGGTTAAAGCCCATTCTCTATGTGGAGAACGATCGCTTAGAAAAAGCACTTTCTTTGCTCTCATATCTTCATTCTTTGGGCTACAAAATGTATTGGCATATAACTCCTTTATATAACCCAAACAACTATTTCCAAAATGCTGAAAACATTTTTGGTGACATTGTTTCCATGAATATATTGTGTTTGCATAGCAGTTCTAGTCTTACTGTCAGCGGACTTCAACCAGTGGAAATTCCCAACTAG
- a CDS encoding hybrid sensor histidine kinase/response regulator: protein MEIKNENNIILIVDDTPTNLGVLFDLLAKSNFKVLVAQDGESAIQKVEYALPDLILLDVLMPGIDGFETCRRLKNNESTRDIPIIFMTALTETIDKVQGLNLGAVDYITKPFQHEEVLARVRTHLNIRNLTKKLQDQNVRLQQEIEHRVLAEEMLLNFTVELERRVEERTAELSETNQQLKQEIQERRSTEAALQQSEAQLRTQAQQLEQAFRELQQTQTQLIQSEKMSSLGQLVAGVAHEINNPVSFIYGNLEHAKNYTQDLLYLLSLYAKHYPSPVEEIQEQIEEIELEFLMEDLPKLLASMKIGSERIREIVLSLRKFSRLDEADKKPVNIHEGIENTLMILESRIREMVGNTSLKLIKEYGDLPLVECYAGQLNQVFMNIIANALDALKEYDYHRSVADVIENPSTIHIHTKLIDPERVSIRISDNGPGMTEEVCRRLFDPFFTTKPIGSGTGLGLSISYQIVVQKHSGVLKCVSALGQGTEFIIEIPVRQCAQKSPLLKCV, encoded by the coding sequence ATGGAAATAAAAAATGAAAATAATATTATTTTAATAGTAGATGACACCCCTACTAATTTAGGAGTGCTTTTCGATTTGTTGGCAAAGTCCAACTTTAAAGTGTTAGTGGCGCAAGATGGTGAAAGTGCTATCCAAAAGGTTGAATATGCGCTGCCGGATCTGATTCTCTTGGATGTGCTAATGCCGGGAATAGATGGATTTGAAACTTGCCGTCGCCTGAAAAATAACGAATCAACAAGAGACATTCCCATAATTTTTATGACAGCCCTTACCGAGACGATCGATAAAGTCCAAGGATTGAATCTCGGTGCAGTAGATTACATTACCAAGCCGTTTCAACATGAAGAGGTATTAGCTCGTGTTAGAACTCACCTAAACATTCGGAACTTGACTAAAAAACTCCAAGACCAAAATGTGCGTCTGCAACAGGAGATCGAACACCGTGTCTTAGCAGAGGAAATGCTTTTAAACTTCACAGTTGAATTAGAAAGACGGGTGGAGGAACGGACTGCTGAACTTTCCGAAACTAATCAACAGCTGAAACAGGAGATTCAAGAGCGTCGTTCAACAGAGGCGGCATTGCAGCAATCAGAAGCACAACTGCGAACTCAAGCTCAACAGCTAGAACAAGCCTTTCGCGAACTGCAACAGACTCAGACTCAACTTATTCAGAGCGAAAAAATGTCCAGTCTCGGTCAGCTTGTGGCTGGTGTCGCTCACGAAATTAACAATCCCGTCAGCTTCATTTACGGCAATCTCGAACACGCCAAAAACTATACTCAAGATCTACTCTATCTCCTCAGTTTATATGCTAAGCACTATCCGTCGCCAGTAGAGGAAATTCAGGAGCAGATTGAGGAAATTGAGCTAGAGTTTTTGATGGAAGACCTGCCCAAATTGCTGGCTTCGATGAAGATTGGATCGGAACGTATCCGCGAAATTGTCCTGTCGCTTCGTAAGTTTTCTCGCTTGGATGAAGCAGACAAGAAACCAGTCAACATTCATGAGGGAATTGAGAATACCCTTATGATTTTGGAGAGTCGCATCAGGGAGATGGTAGGCAATACCAGTCTTAAGCTGATCAAAGAGTACGGAGACTTACCGCTCGTCGAGTGTTATGCTGGGCAACTCAACCAAGTATTTATGAATATCATTGCCAACGCCCTTGATGCTCTCAAGGAATACGATTATCATCGATCTGTGGCCGATGTTATCGAGAATCCCAGCACGATTCACATTCATACAAAATTGATTGACCCTGAGCGAGTGTCGATTCGGATTTCTGACAACGGCCCCGGCATGACAGAAGAGGTATGCCGTAGGTTGTTTGACCCTTTTTTTACTACTAAACCTATTGGTTCTGGCACAGGATTGGGGTTATCTATTAGCTACCAAATTGTGGTGCAAAAACATAGTGGCGTTCTAAAATGTGTTTCCGCTCTCGGACAAGGAACAGAGTTCATCATTGAGATTCCTGTGCGGCAGTGCGCTCAGAAATCGCCTTTGCTTAAATGCGTCTGA